Below is a genomic region from Thermococcus sp. JdF3.
GTGAAGGAGCCCTCTACTTAAGCTCCACGACATCGAATGTATTGAAGGCCAGATCGACTATGAGAAGCTTGTTCAATAGCGGCTCGCCGATACCGGTGAGCAGCTTAACGACCTCCATTGCCTGAAGCGCGCCGATAACCCCCGCAGTAGCTCCTAAAATAGGGAACTTCTCCTTCTTTCTCCCTACGTTTGGAAAGATTTCGCGCAGGCTTTTGGTGAAGCCCGGAACTATCGTCGTCACCTGACCGTAGGTTCCTTCGACCGCGCCATGGACGAGGGGGATTTTCTTCCTCTGCGCATAGTCATCGAGAAG
It encodes:
- a CDS encoding ThiF family adenylyltransferase — protein: ILHWEEDLDKNPKPISAKWKLERFNSDIKIETFVGRLSEENIDEVLEGVDVIVDCLDNFETRFLLDDYAQRKKIPLVHGAVEGTYGQVTTIVPGFTKSLREIFPNVGRKKEKFPILGATAGVIGALQAMEVVKLLTGIGEPLLNKLLIVDLAFNTFDVVELK